In the Necator americanus strain Aroian chromosome X, whole genome shotgun sequence genome, caccacgtgcaggtagcaatcagactcgtatatgCCGCCCCGATTGTATACACAATGAAAGAATCCTGGGAAGGTAGGCGAAAGCGAAAGAACAAGATGCAAGCGTGTAGTAGTTTATATAGTTTATATAACTACACAAAATGATACCGCAAACCTGACCCACTAATAAGAATATCCTAACCAGTAATAAGAATATCCTAGTTCACTCTATTTCTGCTCATCCCACACAAGCTGAAAGGTTGATAGCACGAGATATGTTTCGCACGACCACCTCCGTTTGCAgtggaaaagaggaaaggCGAGAATCTATCGAACTTGCTAAGAAAGTTGTGGTCAGTAACGGCTGCGCACTTATGCGGTCTATTAGAAACAGAGCACTAACCTGAAAGAAATCTGGTATGGAGAAAGTACATTTTGTGTACCGTTTATCACCGATGAGGTTAGGGCTGTCATCCATCAGCATCTGAGGAAAGCTAATCTTGAAGAATCTGTCGCTATCGTGGAGCTCCCCCTAGTAATCTTAAGCAATGGCTCATGCGCAGTCACCTAtttgatcgtatttgcactgCACTGGAGTGCGAAATATGTCCGGATAACAATGAGAGCGATTGCATGAGTTTATGTGTTGTTTATCtgatttcctgtgtgcagtgtgatgacgaatacataggaggaAGAGCTAGACCACTTTGTATTCGAGTCAAAGAACAtctggacggcaaaaggaaattatgTGACTCAACTGCATTAGGTGGTCATAGGTTACGGCATCATaaaggagaagattttgaagttaagatcacgatatTGGCGCGTGAACCTAGTATTGCGGCGCGCAGGGCtttggaggctttttggatccactcgaAGGTGCCAAagatgaatcgtaaagaaaaatgcctatgcattacgcgggaacttgcgccctatttaaggctgatatttgattgcgctagtcacctcacaacaggtaCCTAGCAGTGGCTGGATAGTCACCTGTTCCTAAGGCACGATGTTACCTtctactggtagctatgaggcccaaccgtaaacgtaggactttctttgttgggcggataaggcgtttgatcggattaatcgCAATAGGTTCCACCCTTTCAggctgaagaaggcgatattgccgaagcGTTAGCCATGAATAAAAGATTGTAACAaactcgtgtccggctcaattaaagaaaccaAATGCTGACACAATAATGTAGTTTACATAAACATAGCCAAAATATACGTCTGGAATAACGTTCCAAAAAATTGCCCTCGTCAGCGTTGCCTGTGCGAGGTTTCTTTGCAtccgatatatatatatatatatatatatatatatatatatcagtcCTTCCCGTTTGAGCGTTTgcttaatttttccattttttctgatgaCATGTAGTACGTATTAtcgaaaatcatgaaaaagtTAATGTCTGTTGTAAGGTTCATGTACGAACATGGAACGTTCCAAGAAGTAGGAAGCTATCGTAATGATTCCTAGAGGTCGGCGGCcgaagaaaactatggaaagAATTGGTATCAAGATTCTTAGAGAAGTTCATAGCAATACTCTTTTAACCGGCTAATTAACGTGACTTAGTAGTTTGGCAGAACTATGCTCAATTGCGCTTGACGCGAAGGCCCGCTTTTTCGTTGAGTCTGTCTGAGTCCCTGTGTCGCAATTGAGTATAGTTCTGCCAAACCTACTCAATCTTTAGCAACAGGTTGCatagaatcaatccattccaCGCTATCGCAACTTGCGAAAACTGCGTCTCGTCTGAACTGCCTTTCCACGACGAGCGTCCTCGGGTCCTCCACCACCTAATTCGAAACCTTCCGGTTCCGGCCAGGGTCCTCTTTCAGGAAGAATCCAGGAGAATCTTTAGAGCACGTTGAACAAGACATTCTGCTGTTCTCCTTGTAAGGTGACCGAAGAAGCGAGGACAATTTTCTGTACCCAGTTTCGACAGCGTTGTCAGATGTTGGTACTTTGCACGTGTAAACCGCCGGTATACCATGCAATTCCGCATAATTATCTTCatatcttcattgtggcatatcCTAGGCCAGAAGTAGGCAAgtagcagcttcctttccatgCAGTCTATTTTCGTCATCACTATTGATGGTGCTACCCAACTCTTCTATCTGTACGTCATAATAGGTTAATAGCGGATTGGTAgattcgcagcttgacttAGCGAGCAAGCGTAATCTATTGGCAGAAGCCAGCTTTGAAACAAGGTCGATGACAGTTTCCTGGTGCTTTCGTGAATAACACAATATTCTCaacgtactcgagatcggtcaaggagCGTTTTGGCGGTGCTAGAATGgtatcggcaggacactgacaCGGCAGagctactgttcttcgcaggATGTCGCCAATgacgaaattgaacaggaagaacCCTCTTAGTGCTCATTATATTACTCCAGTTACTTCTAACCATATTTGCTATAGTcgaagccggtgctccgaccccgcTCATTTTTGGACAGTTGGCGAAGGGACTCCTTTAACATTTGGACGATTCACGAAAGaactcccttcacttgagctgcaccccatgagccaGACCTCcctcacctgaggagggtccggctcctccctgtCGCACCGATGTTGTATTCGCCTTGTGTACGAACTGTTCTGTGCAGTTGTTCTCTGTTTCATGTTATCAAGTAAGCGAACAAACTTACCTGGCACTCCATcagcgcgaagcgcgttgagaagacggcctcgattaGGAGAGTCGCAAGCGGCTTTAAAGTCTATAACTGCCAATTGCactggcttcgaataccgctgccacatttcgatcactctcctgacgatgaacacctggttaatcgtagatcgaccaggacgaaagcctgcttgctcgtcgcgcgttgtttcttcgcgatgttcaATAAGTCGGTTTAGGATAATTCACTCCAAAATCTTGTACATAGCATGCAGCAATGAAATTCCTCTATAGTTTGTTGgatccgtgacggataacttcttgtggagtgGAATTCTGATGAcatgtctccacgagtcagtaTCCTTTCATCTATACTGAACGAATGATCTTCGCTAGttcacgaatcccagatggaggaagagatttcaccATTTTTGCGCTAATTCACGTCGCCTCAACCAGgctttccattcttcatctttcgaATACAGTCCAGAACTTCTTACTCGGTGATTCCTCGTTGACTGCGTATATCGGTCGCTGGACGTGCTTGAGCTCAGGAGCTGATggcgcttgccggttcagcaagagTTGAAGTGATCTTCCCACAACAATTCAAGGGTTATCGCACCGATAGCGACTTTATGAGCAGTGTTGAAGACTttaaaacatcttttcattttgccgctgtaCCGTTTTATTAAAAAGTAAGCtttcttcgtatttttgtcctcccacgtcttttcaaactcatttgCTCTTGCTATCCATACGTTTTCATGATCTTGTTGCAGCTTCCTTCTCAGAGGACATGTTTGAAATCAGTACTGCGGGCGCATATGCAGAATTATACGTGGATCTCGACATCGCGGATAAAAACGGGAAGTTCTTACTCGGCTCTAGAATCgtcttttctttgcagcgtcctggacgCAATTCGTAAAAGAATCCACATCGTAAAGCTTTTTCCTGGTCCGTGCTCCGACATGAACAGACACACGTGGGCGGAaattctgcattcatcgtctttcagacctgtcACGTCGATTTTctgttgaagaggaactcctcggtttctcctctggaaccgtatcttggaGCTGAGATGAACTGGgtggtggtcagagtcgaacgcggcgtctcaaacagctctagatttttggATATCTGACCGAGGAACTTTTTTCGTCAGAACATAGttgagctgaagtttgaaagtTCTCATCTTTCGCTTGCGCTGTTCCTCAGACATCAAGAAAGTTGATCCTTACCACGTAGGCTGATAAAGAGTGTAATTCCTTTCGAATGTACAAGCGATGACGAGTCAACCAGACGGTAGCCGTTAGCCGACGTGTGTTTCAGAGGGTAGATTTCAGAGGGTTCCAGAGGGTTACCTAGAAAATCGTTTGTTGTTCAAGTTCCATCTTCGCGTTCGCGTCGGTTCccacaatgaccacctgctggctgaGTATCGTGTGCATAAACGCGTTGACTTTATCGTAGAAAGCGTCCTTGTTATCTTCAGCGGTCTTCGTAGGTCGTGGGCACTATAATCTGGAGTAAAACGTACTCTGCCATCAAGCAGTGTTACAAAGGTGTATCTTGAAGACGTCGAgtcaaattcctccaccacgTTCTTGTAGTCCTTCATCACAGCTGTCGCGCGGCCTTCTACCTTCTTTTCACTAACATCACCTCAGTAAATGGTGTAGTCTACAACACTGATGATGGGCCGATCTTTAACGATCTTCGATGCATGTTTTCTGCAGAGCAGAAAACGGCAGAAGGGGATATCGTGAAAACCTGGACAGGGGcgattagttgttttttcggCAGTGTTCGTCCgaaaaaaacagctttgaTAATTAGTTCTCGCACGTTATAACTGCTTTTTCACTTTACCTATATCTAGAACGATGAAAGTTGTCAAGAAATTGTAGAACATTGCAAAAGCGCAAAAGGAGAATGGAAAAGTAACGTAGAGCAATACAAGAGTTGAGAAGATTTTTGCCTGCactattttcaataaatctgAAGTTGCAGGTTttctttctgcaattttcGTCACTTTAAACGGAAATGCACACAAGCGCTTCCATAGTCATCGTCTGTTATCGATCGGCAGATAGCCGACCAAAGAACTTGCAGTCGCCAACTCCAGGCGCGGCAAATCCAAATTTTCCTTCGTCCGCTTTTTTTAACGTTCAGGATAAATGCTCTGAAGCAACGCTTCACCCAATCCATTTCAAGTGAAAGTTGACATCGGGGAACTTTTCCACTGTGTACTACTATAAGCACGCCTCCCACCTACTGTTCTGTTTGTTTCTCCAATTATTCCAAGCATTCCTAACTTACTAGCATTTGAAaccgttttttaaaattactcaATTCCTGTGCAATCTTcctgggaagtcttcttctaGTGCTATTTACTTAAAGGAGTTATTTTATGGACGGATTTAGATGTTCACTTACGAACGCTTTTAACGCTACTTTAACAACCAAACACAACAGCAAGGGGTTGTAATgtttaacaaaaaagaaatgaggttgCTGGCGTAAAACTTTTACTGAACGGAGATGGGGCAAATACGATTTTAGAGCGTTACTGGGCGAAGGAGGCGGAGGAAAATCTTCTGCATCAAAGAGTATGCAGTTACGAGCGATAGTAAGCTCATCGGCGGGCTACTGATCAATTAGAGGCAGTTGGACCAGGCAGAAATCGTTAGAAGGCATCACTTACATTAAGCATTTTGcctcccccccccaaaaaaaaaaaaaaaaaacgtcgaaTGGTGAGGAGTAGGCAAGTAAATAGGATGATATCTCAAAATTGCACTATATCTT is a window encoding:
- a CDS encoding hypothetical protein (NECATOR_CHRX.G23435.T1) gives rise to the protein MWQRYSKPVQLAVIDFKAACDSPNRGRLLNALRADGVPAPPKRSLTDLEYVENIVLFTKAPGNCHRPCFKAGFCQ